GACGCAGCGCGTCCAGCAGCTTGGTCTTTCCGTGGTCGACGTGACCCATCACGGTCACGACCGGCGGACGGGCCACCAGGTCGCTCTCGTCGCCCTCGTCCTCACCGAACTCGAGGTCGAAGCTCTCCAGCAGCTCGCGGTCCTCGTCCTCGGGCGAGACGACCTCGATGCGGTAGTTGAGCTCCCCACCGAGCAGCTGCAGGGTCTCGTCGTTGACCGACTGCGTCGCCGTGACCATCTCACCGAGGTGGAACAGCGCCTGCACCAGCGATGCCGGCTCGGCGCCGATCTTCTCGGCCAGGTCGGTCAGCGAGGCCCCGCGGGCCAGCCGGATGGTGGAGCCGTCGCCCTTGCGGACGCTCACGCCGCCGAAGGACGGCGCCTCCATCTGGTCGAACTCCTGGCGACGCTGCTTCTTGGACTTCCGTCCACGACGCGACGGACCGCCCGGACGCCCGAAGGCGCCCTGGGTGCCGCTGCCACCACGACCACCGCGCCCACCACGGGCACCGGCGGGCGGGCCGAAGCCACCGCCGCCGCCACCACCGGGGCCACCGCGACCGGGGCCGCCGGGTCCACCGGCGCGACCGCGACCGGCACCGGGGCCGCCACGGCCACGGGCCGGGGCCCCCAGCTGCCCGGAGGACTGCTTGGGCATCATCGCCGGGTTGGGACGCGGCATCCCCGCGACGCCACCACCGGGACGGGGCCCGGGAGCACCACCGGGGGCACCGGGGCCGCCGGGACGACGGGCCGCCGGCGGACGGGGGCCACCCGGACGGGCGGCCTCCGCGGGACGGGTGTCGTCACGCGGCGGGCGGGGACGCTGGGTCCCCATGCCCTGCGAGGACGCGAACGGGTTGTTGCCCGGGCGCGGGGCCGAGGGCCCACGACGGGGACCGGGCTGGCTGCTCGGCAGCCCACCGGTGGAACCGGCGCGCGGCGGGCGACCACCCGGGGCCGCCGGACGGGGCCCGGGTGCGCCGGGGCGCGGGGCACCGGGACGCGGGGCGTCGGCGGACGGGCGCTGCGGGGCACCGGGACCTGGGGCCGGGCGCGAGGGCTGCTCGGAGGAGCGGGCCTCGGGACGCGCGACCTGGGGGGTCTGCGGTGCCTGCGGCGCACGGGGTCCGGGGACCTGCGGTGCAGGGGTCCCGGGCGTCTGCGGTGCAGCGGACCCGGGTGCCTGCGGTGCGGCGGACCCGGGTGCCTGCGGCGCGGTGGACTCAGGTGCCTGCGGTGCGGTGGACCCGGGCGCCTGCGGCGCGCTGGACTCGGGCGCCTGCGGCGACGGGTTCGTGGACGCGGGGGTCCTCGACACCGGGGCCTGCGGGGCCGGGGTCCGCTGCGGGGCGGGTGCCTGGGCGGCGGGCGCCGGGGTGGCCTCGGCCTGCGGGGCCGGCGCCTGCGAGGCCGGCGCGGGCCGGGTGCTCGGGGCGGACGGCTGACCGGGACGGGGGCCACGGGGGCCGGGCTGGCCGGCTCCGGGGCGCGGACCCGGGGCGGACGGCTTGGCCGACGGTGCCGGGGCCGCGGTGCCGCCGCCGACCTCGGCGCGCAGCTTCTCGGTGAGACGGCGCACCACGGGGGCCTCGATGGTCGACGACGCCGACCGGACGAACTCCCCCATGTCACCGAGGGTCTTCAGTACTTCCTTGCTCTCGACTCCGAACTCTTTCGCGAGCTCGTAGACACGGACCTTTGCCACTCTTCTCCCATCGGTCCGCGCCTGCACGCGGACCACTCAGTTGTACTGGCTCATTGAGGATTACTCATCGAGTCGTCATGAGC
The sequence above is a segment of the Auraticoccus monumenti genome. Coding sequences within it:
- the infB gene encoding translation initiation factor IF-2, giving the protein MAKVRVYELAKEFGVESKEVLKTLGDMGEFVRSASSTIEAPVVRRLTEKLRAEVGGGTAAPAPSAKPSAPGPRPGAGQPGPRGPRPGQPSAPSTRPAPASQAPAPQAEATPAPAAQAPAPQRTPAPQAPVSRTPASTNPSPQAPESSAPQAPGSTAPQAPESTAPQAPGSAAPQAPGSAAPQTPGTPAPQVPGPRAPQAPQTPQVARPEARSSEQPSRPAPGPGAPQRPSADAPRPGAPRPGAPGPRPAAPGGRPPRAGSTGGLPSSQPGPRRGPSAPRPGNNPFASSQGMGTQRPRPPRDDTRPAEAARPGGPRPPAARRPGGPGAPGGAPGPRPGGGVAGMPRPNPAMMPKQSSGQLGAPARGRGGPGAGRGRAGGPGGPGRGGPGGGGGGGFGPPAGARGGRGGRGGSGTQGAFGRPGGPSRRGRKSKKQRRQEFDQMEAPSFGGVSVRKGDGSTIRLARGASLTDLAEKIGAEPASLVQALFHLGEMVTATQSVNDETLQLLGGELNYRIEVVSPEDEDRELLESFDLEFGEDEGDESDLVARPPVVTVMGHVDHGKTKLLDALRRSNVVAGEAGGITQHIGAYQIDTVVDENERKITFIDTPGHEAFTAMRARGAKATDIAVLVVAADDGVMPQTIEALNHALAADVPIVVAVNKVDKEGADPTKVRGQLTEYGLVPEEYGGDTMFVDVSATQRLGLDALQEAIILTADASLDLRANDSMDAQGVAVEAHLDKGRGPVATVLVQRGTLRVGDSIVCGPAYGRVRALIDDNGNTLDEALPSTPVQVLGLTAVPGAGDSFLVVNDDRMARQIAERRESRLRMAAQASGARRKTLDQLFEQMEKGETSELLLILKGDGSGSVEALEDSLSKIDVGDEVSLRVIDRGVGAITETNVSLAAASGAVIIGFNVRAQGKATEMADRENVDIRYYSVIYDAIDEIEAALKGMLKPIYEEAQLGTAEIREIFRSSKAGIIAGVMVTSGIMRRNAKARLLRDGVVVHESSIGSLRREKDDATEVREGYEAGLTLSNYSDIRTGDIVETFEMREKPRS